The Loxodonta africana isolate mLoxAfr1 chromosome 18, mLoxAfr1.hap2, whole genome shotgun sequence genome includes the window GTCTCCGCCCCCGAGTTCTGACTTTTAGTCTCGTTCTTCATCCGGGACCTCCCTGCTCTCCCAGGCCCCTTTGTCCCACCTTTAACCCTAGTACCTCCCCTTTCTTCTCTCAGGCCAAAACCTTAGCTCGGCCGCTCAGGCCCAGGCCTCAATCCCATCCTTAGCTCCTCTCCAGGCCTATTCCCAGCTCTTAGCCCGacccccagcccttagccccgcCCTAGCCCCGCCCCCACCGCGCATAGCCCCGCCCCGGTAACACTCACAACCTCACACTTTGACCCCGCTCCGCCTCCTCCCCAGTCCTTCCGAACTTCGCTCGGGCCCTAGACCGACCCCCAGCCCCCGAGGGAAGCGACCGCCTCCGGCCTCCGCGCCGCCTTCTCGGCTGTTCCGTGGTCCTTCCGGCTCAGGCAAGAGGTCACCCTCTCTCCACCGCAGGCCCGTCCACAGGAGCCCATTGCCGAACTCTCGGATGAGATTGTGGTGTCGGAGCCCAGCACCCCTGTGTCGGCCCAGGTTCGGGGCCACCAGAGGCCGCCCGAGCGTCGCCCCCCAGCGTTTCCTCCTAGGCCCCTTGGGCACCGTGTCCCAGAGACACTACCCAATAAAGAGCACGTTTGTATCTCCATAAACTGGCCTTATCCGGAGGGGAGGGCTGGCTGCGTTCATGATAACCCACTATACACACCCCTCACAGGCACACCCCTCCCACCCTTAAGTACAGCATACACATAGCACACAGAAAACCCTGCTCACCGCAACGTGCATATCTGCACACTCTGTCAGCACACACAGTGCGGACACATACCCCTGCTGCCCACACACCTCACAGCACAAGCACCCCACACCATTACTGCCATACAGGCTTCACATACACAGTGAGTTAACAGCCTCTGTGCAAGGCAAGGGGTGAGAAGCACCGACCAATGAgagaacaaagaaggaaaaaaacaattaCAGAAGAATGTGGAAAAGTCTTAGAGCTGAATTTCCCACATTCCGCGCATCACACCCCTGCATTTTTTTGGCACAAGGGCTCGAGTCAGAATACACCTCAAAGCACAGAGAGGAGGGGAAAGGCTGGTGGTTACATCTTGTTTTTTCCAGGGTCATCAAGGGCCCCTCCTGCTGCTCCAGTTCTGCCTGCTCCCAACCTTCACCTTTCATCCAGACCCAGGAGCTTGAGTGGGTAGGACCACTGCCCAACTTCTCTACCCACCATAGCTCTAGGGAGGTCTCAGGAAAGCAGGGAAGGGGAAGCCAGGAGCAAGCCAGGAGAAGGGCAGTGTTTGTAAGTGGAggcaaaaaacccgttgccgtcgagttaattccaactcatagtgaccctgtaggacagggtagaactgccccattgagcttccaaggctataatctttacagaagcagactgccacatttttctccggcagagtgactggtgggtttgatctgatgacccttcagttagcagccaagtgcttaagcactctaccatcagggctccttaagtggAGGAAGGTTGTGCAGAAAAGCCAACCCTTCAGGGACAGAGGGGCTGGGTGAGAATAGAACCAGGATGGAATGGACAGAGCACTCGCTGACTGGAAGCCAGGATCTGTGTTCTAGGCTTGGCTCTCTATGACCTCCCAGGACGATATCAGGCCACATGTGTCCCTCCTTTGTTGGCCCAGATATCTGTCTGAGGTTCTTCTGGCCGATTTATGACTCCGGGTCAGATGTCAACAGTCACTCTTCCCCAAAATGGTTATTATATTAGTGAAGGTTTTTGAACTCTCACAATGTGTTAAGTGCTTTCTCTTATTTCATCTGTATAACCTCATGAATTCAGTATTCTCAggaccattttacagatgaggaaatcaaggcacagAGGGTAAGTGATTTGCCCGAGTTCCCATTGTTAATAAGGATAAACATGAGGATTCAACTGCAGGTTCTCCTAACTCAGAGCGCATCTTCTGAATGAAGAGCTAGGCTCCCACCCTCCCTAGGCTTTCTGGTCAATCCAAAAAGCATCCAAAACTCAATCACTTCTCATTGTATTCAGAGAAATATTTTTAAGAGAGAAGGCGGGAAGACGGTTAAAAAAAGATTCCAGTGGTAGAAATGTGGGCATAATAAAAGCACCAAGTATGCAGACATACATGGGAGAAGGGACCAGAGGAAAGGCCATTCAGATCTCACCCAGTGAAGGCCCAGTGCAGCCCCCCAAAGAGTACAGCCCCCCAAAGTCTGGTCCCTGAGCTCCCAGCCTGTCTGAGCCCTATCCAAGGACCGGGAATAGTCAGAATCCCAGCAGGAGGCTCCAGTCCCCAAAATGGCCACACAGCCCTACTCACTCCACTTCCTCCTCCCCAGCAAAGGACTCCAGTCCCCAAAGTGCTAATAACACAGAGGTTTTAATGCATAAGGCACACGGGAGCTGGGATCATTAGGCATCTTCATGCCCAAAGGGCCCAGCAGGCTGAGCAAAACATTAGGGGTCATCCCCAGTCTTTCCCTGCCGGGTACCCTAGAGAGCCCCTGGAGAGGGGTTGGGGCATCCAGTCTTTGGCTTGGTGCCTGGGGGCAGGAAGAGACTAGCATGGTCCCAGCTACTCCCCTGGGGGTATTGCCACCAAGGGGAAGCTCTTTGGTCCAAAAACTCCAGTCAGTGCAAATGTTTAGGGGTGAAGCTCTGTGGGAGTCAGGGTGGCACAGTACCCCAGGGCTGGGTAGTTTCTGGACAGACCCCTCATCCCTCACGGCAACATGTGGGCTTCTTCTTGCTGGCTGTTAGGTAGAGATTGCTGTCATCGCTCTTGATACCTGAAGAAGGGTAGGGAATATGTGAATCAGGGATTGGAAGTCCCTCTTCCTCTCTGCCACCCTCATCCAGGCGGGCACTCACGGACAACATCCCCAATGCGCCGGGCCCCTGACTTCTCCAGCTCAGCCAGCACGTTGGCCTCAAAGGTCAGTGCCGCCACCCGGAAGAAGAATTCCCGGACATTCTCACCTGGACACAGGGAGCATGTGGGCACTCAGGGGCAGTGTCAGGCCTGGGCGCATTGGGCACAGCTTAGAGGTGAAGTGAGAAGGAAAGCTAGGCATGGAGCAGCAGAAGACCTAAAGCTTCTGACTCACCGGTGAGTGATGACACTGCCCAGtactcagccttcatctcttggGCCACCTTGACTGCATCTTTCTCCATCAGCACATACTGAGCAGGGGTCTGAGGGAAGGTCAGAGTCAGAGGGTGGATGGAGAGTTTCCCCAGCAAGGCGAACAGCCCTCCCCCTGGCACACTCACACTCAGATCCTTCTTGGAACCCACGAGGAAGAGAAGCACGCTGGAAGGGTCATTCTCCTTGAGTGCATCAGCTAGCCACTGCCTGCCATGGAAGGGCGGGGGTATGAGCCTGACCAGCTCTTCCCCCCCACACTAACATGCCTAATTACTCCCTCTCTGGTCCTAGATGCCTTCTTCTTCCCTACCATGCCCCTGACCACCCCTTTTCTGAACCCTCTCCTCCCAGAGCCCCCTGTTTAAGTTTTAGTATGCCCACATACTTGGTATGTTCCAAAGAGGCCACATCATTCAGGTTGAAGACAATGATGATGGCTACAAGAGTGGCAGAAACAGCACCCGTTGTTGGGGAAGACACTCATGGCTCACTTCCCCAACTGCCCTAGCCCTAGATTAGAGGCCAGGTGCATTCTCAGGCCCCCTACCCCACCTCACCCAGCCTCTGACCTTGAGCTCCTCGGTAGTAGGTGGATGCAATGCATTTGAACCTCTCCTGTCCAGCGGTATCCCAGCTGAGAAGAAGGAGGGGTGAAGCACAGGTGTGTGTGGGAGAATGAGAGGTAAGTGTTGGGGGAAGGGAAGGCTCAAAGAGGTAGAGGAAGCACTCACAGCTGCAGACTGAAGGGGACACCCAACACTTCAAATCGTTCCATCTCAAAGTCTACACCAATGGTGGCCTTATAATTCTTATCAAAGGTGTCTTTGCAGAACCTGAGGGGACACCAGAAGCTCTGGGCCTTAGCCCAGACCACCTGACTTGGCCTAGCCCCACCGTGCCTAGCCCAGCCCAGCTCCAGCACCCCCTTACCTATTAATGAGGCAAGTTTTCCCCACTGACAGGTCTCCTACAACAATGACCTTGGAGATCTTAAATCTGCTGGACACAAAAATGGGCAGGGCGAATGGGTACCAGCCCCTTCATGCTAGGTAGTTCAAATACCCCCTACAAGTTTCAGAAAGGTAACTGTACCCAGACTGAGGTTACCGTAGACACTAGACCTCCCAGGCAGCTGCTGCCCAAACAGATAAGCTTGGGGCGCAAGGGTGTTTTGTGCTTCAGCCTCAGAGAGACATCAGTTTGAATCCCAGTTCTCATGCTTACTGGCTGTGtcactttggacaagtcacttttGGACCTCAGTTTCAACATTTATTAAATGAAGGTATAGGATATACTTTACTGGGTTTTTGTGAAGGTTAAAACGAGAtccaggtgccactgagtcgattccaactcatggcgaccccatgtgtatcagagtacaactgtgctccaaggggctttcaatggctggttttctggaagtagaccaccaggcctttcttccacggtgccttcAGGTGCaactgaacctccaacttttgggttagcagccaagcgtattaatagtttgcatcactcaggggcTCCTAAAATGAAAAATGCCCTATATTCTAAGATACATCTCTGTTAAATGTACCTTAAAAGACCcaacacactgcctggcacacagtaaatgttCAATGATAACAATTGTTACTagtgttacttttttttctttttttgcccacAATACAACTTATCCCTGTAGGCACAGCCCCCTGCGCTGGGGTTGGGGGATGGTGTGTGGGGAGCTGAGCAGGTGACCACCCACGCTGGGCACTTTCTCTGTGTCAGTTATCTGCCACCTTTCTACCCCATCCCATCTCACAGgaccctcacaacaaccctgttgggaggaagggggagaatATGGGAGCTTAAAAACGGGGAAAAACCACAGAGCTGGCAGGGGCTGAAATGGAGTCCCAAGGGGGTGGTTATGTACCCTTGCTGTGACTACAGGGTTTCCGGGGGCTCCCTTTCTTTGTTATGGGTGTTTTCAACTCACCCCACGGTGCCTGTCCGGTGCTCCTGGCAGGCGCAGGTGACCCGGGGGTGGAAGTCTTTGTGCACTTGCAAAGCGGCCTCCTTCCTCAGGCACTGAGTGAGAAGGGTGGAGGAGAATGGGGCTCACCCACTCCTTGCTCTAGTCCCCCGGCCAAACAGCCCggagagaccacccagaagcACCAGGCCTAACAGGGCGGCAGGTCTGGGCTCAGTCCTCTGAAACCGGTCTGTTGCCGCCTCTTCCCCGCCCACTCCCCGCGGCAGAGAGAGGCCCGACGTGGCGCTGGCGCCTACCTGGGGCAGCTCGGCCAGGACGCGGTCCTTCCGCACAGGCGCCAGTATGTTCATCTTGTCTGCGTTCTTGCCGAGCGCCCTGAGAGGGCGCGGAGGCCTGATCCGCCCTGGCGACCCGGGCCCGTGGAGACACAACAATCACCCGCGGCCGGGGTGTCCCGACTATAACTCGGGGCCACGGCGAGCCTACGGGTGCCCGCGGCCTTGGAGGTGCTACAACCACCGCCGGCCACGCAGAGCCTACGGGAGCCCGAGGCCTCGGAGACGCTACGACCACCGCTGGCCACGGGGATGGGACGATCACCCGAGGCCGAGGCGAGCCCACAATCACCCGGGCCCGGGGTGTCCCGAAGACGACTCGGGAGCGGGGAGACCCCTCAGACGCCAAATGGGGGCGGGGAGTCCCGTCCGGGGGTGCCCGAGCCCTTGCAGACCCTACAATGACGCGGGGCCGAATAGTCCCCACAATAATCCGGGGCCGCCGAGACCTGACGACAACTCGGGATTGAGGCGGCCCTACCATAACAGGGCGGCCTCGGGGCGCAGAGCGGCCCCGCCACACGGGGTCAGTGTAGGCAAGGGTGGCGCAGCCAAGGCCCGCAGGACGGTAGGCGCGGGGGCGAGGGGCCCAGGCTGCTGCACGGCTACGCGTCCCACTCTGCTAGACCTCTGCGGGTGCTGTAACTTGATCCCCGGAAATTCCTGGAGAAAGGCCGCCCCCCGCCCCTCTCCCGACAGCCCCGGGCCTCCCAGCCCGCCCCAGCCTCCCCCTCCTGTTCTCATCTCTGCGCTGCCCGGGCTCAGGCTCCTCCGCCAGAAGCCTCACGGAACACCAAGACCCGCCCCCACTTAGGCCCAAGCCTGTCGAAATCGGGAGCCCCCAAGCCGCTCTCCCCTGCACCCCTGTGCCTCCTACGGGGACCCTTACCCAGCCGAACTGGTGATGGGGAATCAGGGCTTGCTGTGCAGTATTTGACTAGGCCAGGAGACGGCGGggaggggaaagagggagagaaggggCCCAAGGAGAGGCGGCGCTTCCCTCGTCGACTCCAGGCCCAGGACGTGACTCAGAGTCTGCCCCCGCTCACCCTTGTGCCCGTGTTTGGGGGGAGAGGGGGGCGGTATGTGAAGGAAGGCGGGGAAGCGCGTAAAGGGGATGCCAGGGTCGGAACGGGATGCCCACCGAGGAGAGAGACATTTGAAGTCTGGAACCTCCTCCAAGGCTGCTGTGTAGATTGGGGGTGCTGAAAACCAAGCTGTCTCCTTCTAGGGAGGATAAAGAAGGGCTAAGTGGACCGGGAACTCCGCCCTTCGGGGGAAGTCACTGCTCTGGACGTGTGGATCCCTCTGGTATAGAATCTTCCCCCTTCCCCCAAGGGACAACTTTTCCTTTTTTGCAAAATCCTCTTGGACTTTGGTCAAAGGGGAAATCTGGCCCCAGAAGGGGAGGGgcaaaacagggagggatgaaGGGGAGGGGAGGCACAGATCCTCAGAGAAGACATTTACCTGAACAACACCAGGCCTTGCTCTTGGTCAGGATCTGAACTTGAGGATGCAAAGGTGACTGGGGTAGGAGAGGGGACTCTGAGTGAAGTTATTCACTGGAAGGACTAGCGAGTACTGGGGAAAATCTTGAGCTGAGTGTTTAAATACTGGTAGAACTTCCTCAAGAGTATTATCGGGAAAACGCACGAAGTCTGACACTGTCACAGGTaaaggggaggtgggagaactAACGTGCCCTCCATGCACCTACTCGGATACTTCTTTCCCTTTGCCTAACTAGATTTTACCGCCACCAAATCAGGCGTTATTGATAAACGACGTCTCCTTTCAGCACCTTATTTTCCACAGGTGTCGACTGAGGGAGTAAAACACCCGTTGCCgtggaatcaattccgactcatagtgaccctacaggtgtTGACTGACGGAGTAGGACTGGGCAAACCCTGCTCTAACGTTCTACAAATTTGCTTCGCTGTCCCCGAATCAGCCTAACTGTAGTCTTTCAGGTGGCAGTGTTACTGTCTCCTGGCGCTGCAGGCCATCCTTCTTGAGACCAGAAGTTGCTCAAAGTGGGAAGCGTACGACCAGACCCAAGCAACAACCGGCTACACCATCCACAAGCCAGAGCAAGTAAACACGTGTCCTAAAAAAACTACAACTCCCAAGAAGCTTTAGTGCCTTACAGGAACAGGGGTTGGCGCATGCTTATTCCTTCCCGTAGAGAAATTAAATCTAACTACCATTCCCGGCGGGCGCCACGCTACAAATTATCCAATCCGCTGTAAGTGGAACCATCGCGAGTCTTCTGTGAGACTTGATTCTATAAGCCCGTGAGAACGGTCGTGGAAAAACCCTTTTTACGAAGATGGCGCCGAAAGCTAAGAaggaaggtgtgtgtcggggCTAGGGGCCACCCCAGGCTTGTGTGAAATCCTCGCAGAGGGAACGAACTGGGAGGATAGCTTCTGGGCTCATCCCCGGGGGATCTGCTCGGGAGCAGCTGACTGCATTTCGGCTTCGCGGCGGCCTATGTGGGCCGCGTGGGCCCAGCCGCATGGGCCGGGCTCCAGTGACGGAGAAGGTGGAGTAGGCAATCCGGCACGGCATCATCCGCCGGGGAGAGCCAGTCGGCCCCTTCCTCGGAGGAGCTACACACGTCCACATGCTGGAGCTGCTTGTCTCCAGAGCTAAAAGAAATTCGTGCCCTCAGTTTTaccttgtactttttttttttgttgttgttaaacgaGGCTGTATAGACCCCCAGAGCAGTATGTATGCAATCCTTAATAACCTTGCTGGCAAGTGTCAAGCGTTCGATCAGTGCTAGTCCTTTTTTTCTTCGTTGTGTCCTTGGATTACACCAAGTAGATCTCCTTTGTCCTCAGTGTCGTGCATGTGATGGAAAAATTTTAATTTCCTGAGACTTGTGATGTCTTCAAAGGAACCACTGATGCACGTGTGGTCAGGGGCGCCCACCACAGGTATTGAGGCCAAAAGTGATGGATTTCTGAGTCCTGCACCctcgttttctttttttccccagcccCTGCGCCTCCCAAAACTGAAGCCAAAGCAAAGGCGTTGAAGGCGAAGAAGGCAGTGCTGAAAGGCGTCCATagccacaaaaaaaagaagatcCGCACTTCACCCACCTTCCGGCGGCCCAAGACACTGAGGCTGCGAAGGCAGCCCAAATATCCTCGGAAGAGCGCCCCCAGGAGAAACAAGTCAGTATTCCCTTGTATATGTGGAGAAATATTTGACTGTTCTCCGTTGGTAATTTGGAGATACACATTTGCCCAACCTAGAGCATGGCTTAGGAGAAACATGTCGGTACTCAGTAGCTTCCGTAATGGGAACGTGAGGAGATGGTTTTTGCCGTATGTAAAAACAAGAGAAGTTTTTACAATTGGTGCTAATTCTGTTTAAATCAACTCAGAGTCACTCAGATTTTCTGTTAGGTTAATTATTGCCTTATATGTGATAAGGGCTTGACAGTCCACTTAACTGAGACAATAGAGAAGGCTTAGATGTCCTTATTTTGGAGTCCTGGGTTTTGCTGTAGTGAAAAGTCCTGGAGAGCAAGGATGTGGGTTGATTCTAGATTGATGATGGGAACAGTGATGGCCTGCAACAATGTATAGAAAGCTTTTTCATTTACTTCCAAAGTTTCACACTGTGTTCAAGGATTGGTGGGTGCGTGGGTAGGTGGATGGGGACAGTGAGGCAGGTTGGGGTTCTTGTGTATTTTGGTGTCAAACTACTGCAAAAATTTAGGGACCAGAAGTTAGAGCCATGATAGTAGGTGACACCAGTGGGTTTCTCTTCCTCCCACTGCTTCCTAAGGGAGAGGTAGGAAAGTGGATTGTGTGCATAGAGGACAGCAGTTAAAAGAAAACAACCCCTACCCCCAGTCCCCTCACCCACTTGGACATAGAATTTAGTGTGGTGAGAGTTTGAGACCATACCTCAGCCTTCGAGATAAGAAGCAGTGTCTGGGTGGACAGAACTTGGCTTGTCT containing:
- the RAB34 gene encoding ras-related protein Rab-34 isoform X8; its protein translation is MNILAPVRKDRVLAELPQCLRKEAALQVHKDFHPRVTCACQEHRTGTVGWDTAGQERFKCIASTYYRGAQAIIIVFNLNDVASLEHTKQWLADALKENDPSSVLLFLVGSKKDLSTPAQYVLMEKDAVKVAQEMKAEYWAVSSLTGENVREFFFRVAALTFEANVLAELEKSGARRIGDVVRIKSDDSNLYLTASKKKPTCCREG
- the RAB34 gene encoding ras-related protein Rab-34 isoform X5; this encodes MNILAPVRKDRVLAELPQCLRKEAALQVHKDFHPRVTCACQEHRTGTVGFKISKVIVVGDLSVGKTCLINSWDTAGQERFKCIASTYYRGAQAIIIVFNLNDVASLEHTKQWLADALKENDPSSVLLFLVGSKKDLSTPAQYVLMEKDAVKVAQEMKAEYWAVSSLTGENVREFFFRVAALTFEANVLAELEKSGARRIGDVVRIKSDDSNLYLTASKKKPTCCREG
- the RAB34 gene encoding ras-related protein Rab-34 isoform X2, translated to MNILAPVRKDRVLAELPQCLRKEAALQVHKDFHPRVTCACQEHRTGTVGFKISKVIVVGDLSVGKTCLINRFCKDTFDKNYKATIGVDFEMERFEVLGVPFSLQLWDTAGQERFKCIASTYYRGAQAIIIVFNLNDVASLEHTKQWLADALKENDPSSVLLFLVGSKKDLSTPAQYVLMEKDAVKVAQEMKAEYWAVSSLTGENVREFFFRVAALTFEANVLAELEKSGARRIGDVVRIKSDDSNLYLTASKKKPTCCREG
- the RAB34 gene encoding ras-related protein Rab-34 isoform X4, with the translated sequence MNILAPVRKDRVLAELPQCLRKEAALQVHKDFHPRVTCACQEHRTGTVGRFKISKVIVVGDLSVGKTCLINSWDTAGQERFKCIASTYYRGAQAIIIVFNLNDVASLEHTKQWLADALKENDPSSVLLFLVGSKKDLSTPAQYVLMEKDAVKVAQEMKAEYWAVSSLTGENVREFFFRVAALTFEANVLAELEKSGARRIGDVVRIKSDDSNLYLTASKKKPTCCREG
- the RAB34 gene encoding ras-related protein Rab-34 isoform X6; its protein translation is MNILAPVRKDRVLAELPQCLRKEAALQVHKDFHPRVTCACQEHRTGTVGRFKISKVIVVGDLSVGKTCLINRFCKDTFDKNYKATIGVDFEMERFEVLGVPFSLQLWDTAGQERFKCIASTYYRGAQAIIIVFNLNDVASLEHTKQWLADALKENDPSSVLLFLVGSKKDLSTPAQYVLMEKDAVKVAQEMKAEYWAVSSLTGIKSDDSNLYLTASKKKPTCCREG
- the RAB34 gene encoding ras-related protein Rab-34 isoform X1; this encodes MNILAPVRKDRVLAELPQCLRKEAALQVHKDFHPRVTCACQEHRTGTVGRFKISKVIVVGDLSVGKTCLINRFCKDTFDKNYKATIGVDFEMERFEVLGVPFSLQLWDTAGQERFKCIASTYYRGAQAIIIVFNLNDVASLEHTKQWLADALKENDPSSVLLFLVGSKKDLSTPAQYVLMEKDAVKVAQEMKAEYWAVSSLTGENVREFFFRVAALTFEANVLAELEKSGARRIGDVVRIKSDDSNLYLTASKKKPTCCREG
- the RAB34 gene encoding ras-related protein Rab-34 isoform X3, yielding MVGPPQSRVVVRSRRPRIIVGTIRPRVIVGSARARAPPDGTPRPHLASEGSPRSRVVFGTPRARVIVGSPRPRVIVPSPWPAVVVASPRPRAPVGSAWPAVVVAPPRPRAPVGSPWPRVIVGTPRPRVIVVSPRARVARADQASAPSQGARQERRQDEHTGACAEGPRPGRAAPVPEEGGRFASAQRLPPPGHLRLPGAPDRHRGLGYRWTGEVQMHCIHLLPRSSSHHHCLQPE
- the RAB34 gene encoding ras-related protein Rab-34 isoform X7, which encodes MVGPPQSRVVVRSRRPRIIVGTIRPRVIVGSARARAPPDGTPRPHLASEGSPRSRVVFGTPRARVIVGSPRPRVIVPSPWPAVVVASPRPRAPVGSAWPAVVVAPPRPRAPVGSPWPRVIVGTPRPRVIVVSPRARVARADQASAPSQGARQERRQDEHTGACAEGPRPGRAAPVPEEGGRFASAQRLPPPGHLRLPGAPDRHRGEPLSDANY